Proteins co-encoded in one Listeria ivanovii subsp. ivanovii genomic window:
- a CDS encoding nitroreductase family protein → MTYLNNDFEDLMKNRRSIREYDETVKISQEEMQTILTDAVTAPSSVNMQPWRFVVVESDAGKEKLKPLIRFNTLQNDTSAAMILIFGDLNNFENGEKIYGGAVERGLMPADVKEQQMAKLSQYFEAIPRSEAERVVLIDGGIVAMQLMLVARAHGYDTNPIGGFERTEVAKAFGMDPERYVPVMIVSIGKAKSNGYQSYRLPITDVTTFA, encoded by the coding sequence ATGACTTACTTAAATAATGATTTTGAAGACTTAATGAAAAACCGCCGATCGATTCGGGAATACGATGAAACAGTAAAAATTAGCCAAGAAGAAATGCAAACGATATTAACAGATGCGGTGACTGCTCCTTCGTCGGTAAACATGCAACCGTGGCGCTTTGTTGTCGTGGAAAGCGATGCCGGAAAAGAAAAACTGAAACCGTTAATTCGCTTTAATACACTACAAAATGATACTTCCGCAGCAATGATCTTGATTTTTGGCGATTTAAACAACTTCGAAAATGGCGAAAAAATTTATGGTGGTGCAGTGGAACGTGGTCTGATGCCGGCAGATGTAAAAGAACAACAAATGGCAAAACTAAGCCAATATTTTGAAGCAATTCCGCGCTCCGAAGCAGAACGAGTTGTATTAATTGATGGCGGGATTGTTGCTATGCAGCTAATGCTTGTTGCTCGCGCTCATGGCTATGATACGAACCCAATTGGCGGTTTTGAACGAACAGAAGTTGCGAAAGCTTTTGGTATGGATCCGGAGCGCTATGTGCCAGTAATGATTGTGTCGATCGGTAAAGCTAAAAGTAATGGATATCAGTCTTATCGTTTACCAATTACTGATGTTACTACATTTGCATAA
- a CDS encoding putative quinol monooxygenase, with product MLHIEARITIKAEQTNAFLQAAQEVIAATRAEVGNHGYELVQSTENETVYYMLEKWEDMDAITKHNESKHFKNFQKLAANFVAKPLEIAVLTPIER from the coding sequence ATGTTGCATATCGAAGCGCGAATCACGATAAAAGCTGAACAAACGAATGCTTTTTTACAGGCGGCACAAGAAGTTATTGCAGCAACACGAGCTGAGGTAGGAAATCATGGCTATGAGTTAGTGCAATCTACTGAAAATGAAACAGTGTATTACATGCTTGAGAAATGGGAAGACATGGATGCAATTACGAAACATAACGAAAGCAAGCATTTTAAAAATTTCCAGAAACTAGCTGCCAATTTTGTTGCTAAACCACTTGAAATAGCAGTTTTAACACCAATTGAACGATAA
- a CDS encoding glycoside hydrolase family 1 protein — MNQQFPDDFLWGGAISSAQAEGGYLEDGKGIDTQSMRYFNSEWDRKKRDENRNINMTSERFQVALETKDEVTYPFRHGIDFYHRYKEDLALLEEMGIRVFRTSIDWSRIYPNGDDETPNEAGIQFYIDIFTACQAKGMKVFATMLHYGMPINLVTKYGGWKNRKTIFFFEKYARTLYERLGDLVDYWLPFNEINCNRFNPYNGCAVIKDQEEDYNQAIFQAGHHQFLANALAVKAGHELLEQPMIGGMIARFTTYPATCKPEDVMQAILDENYKNYFYTDVLARGKYPSYTKRMLEELDVQLEIQEGDLELLRENTVNFMSFSYYMSMIASVAPDYEITSGNLLSGMKNPYLETSDWGWQIDPVGLRVSLNEMYDRYQLPIFIAENGLGAHDTVEEDGSIHDDYRIDYLAKHVEQMAEAIHDGVDLIGYTMWGIIDIVSCGTIEMSKRYGVIYVDLDDAGKGSYERKKKASFDWYKKVIAMNGITLD, encoded by the coding sequence ATGAACCAACAATTTCCAGATGATTTTTTATGGGGGGGAGCAATTTCTTCGGCACAAGCAGAAGGAGGTTACCTAGAGGATGGAAAAGGAATAGATACGCAGTCAATGCGCTATTTTAATTCAGAGTGGGACCGTAAGAAACGAGATGAGAATCGTAATATTAATATGACTTCTGAACGTTTTCAAGTAGCGCTAGAAACGAAAGACGAGGTGACTTACCCATTTCGTCATGGTATTGATTTCTACCACAGATACAAGGAAGATTTAGCTCTTTTAGAAGAAATGGGGATACGGGTGTTTCGGACGTCGATTGATTGGTCGCGAATTTATCCGAATGGAGACGATGAAACGCCGAATGAAGCGGGTATTCAATTTTATATCGACATATTTACAGCGTGCCAGGCCAAAGGAATGAAAGTATTTGCTACTATGCTACATTATGGAATGCCAATTAATTTGGTTACTAAATATGGCGGCTGGAAAAACCGTAAAACTATTTTCTTTTTTGAAAAATATGCTCGTACTTTATATGAGAGACTTGGAGATTTGGTTGATTACTGGTTACCATTCAATGAAATCAATTGCAATAGATTTAATCCTTATAACGGGTGTGCGGTTATCAAGGACCAAGAGGAAGACTATAATCAAGCTATTTTTCAAGCAGGACATCATCAATTTTTAGCTAATGCACTTGCGGTTAAAGCGGGCCATGAGCTATTGGAGCAACCGATGATTGGCGGTATGATTGCTCGGTTCACGACATATCCAGCAACGTGTAAACCAGAAGATGTGATGCAAGCAATTTTGGATGAAAATTATAAAAATTATTTCTACACAGATGTGCTAGCTCGAGGGAAATATCCTAGTTATACGAAACGGATGTTGGAAGAACTAGATGTACAATTGGAAATTCAGGAGGGGGACTTAGAACTATTACGCGAAAATACTGTGAATTTCATGTCATTTTCTTATTATATGTCGATGATAGCAAGTGTAGCCCCTGATTATGAAATCACAAGCGGAAATTTACTAAGTGGAATGAAAAATCCTTATTTAGAAACGAGTGATTGGGGCTGGCAAATTGACCCAGTTGGTTTACGAGTTTCACTAAATGAAATGTATGACCGTTATCAACTACCAATTTTTATCGCAGAAAATGGTTTAGGTGCGCATGATACAGTAGAAGAAGATGGCAGTATTCACGACGATTATCGTATCGACTATTTAGCAAAACATGTAGAACAAATGGCAGAAGCAATTCATGATGGAGTAGACTTAATTGGTTACACAATGTGGGGTATTATTGATATTGTAAGTTGTGGCACTATTGAGATGTCAAAACGATATGGTGTCATTTATGTTGATTTAGATGATGCTGGCAAAGGTAGCTATGAACGTAAGAAAAAAGCTTCTTTTGATTGGTATAAAAAAGTGATTGCAATGAATGGAATCACACTAGACTAA
- a CDS encoding ArsR/SmtB family transcription factor yields MKKMNELSKPELLLIFQALSDPIRLDIFLCLLKNKEKRFSGTTYNVSKSTLSHHIKLLKEAELINLRKEGTTHIYSVNEELVKQIGGFFIEKQAGTDI; encoded by the coding sequence ATGAAAAAGATGAATGAATTATCCAAACCAGAATTATTATTAATATTCCAAGCACTTAGCGATCCAATCCGCCTAGATATCTTTCTATGTTTACTCAAGAATAAGGAAAAACGCTTTTCTGGAACAACTTACAACGTTTCAAAATCGACACTATCCCATCATATTAAACTACTAAAGGAAGCTGAACTTATCAATTTACGAAAGGAAGGTACAACGCATATTTATTCTGTAAACGAAGAACTCGTGAAACAGATTGGTGGTTTTTTCATAGAAAAACAAGCAGGAACCGATATATGA
- the chiB gene encoding chitinase ChiB: MNKKTKKFFSIASVVLLVLSLVVVSIGAAQPKRVKAAENVPQYRNVMYYGDWSIWGGEGNFYPKDIPAEQLTHLNFAFLDFDSNGDLVFTDKDAAVGAPVGQEGVQWGGANAGILNAIQDLRAKNPNLKIGVSVGGWSKSGDFSTVAADPTKRANFVKNVMKFVKYTNMDFVDLDWEYPASVRAADLVDNKNDEGTPNAKPADKQNFITLLQDLRTALDKQGVDINKKYELSVALPAAKSTLENGVDVANLFKVVDFANVMTYDLNGAWTPNSAHHTALYGNPKDPNYDSGFSVDQTIKYLKDKGAVSNKIVVGAAFYTRGWNKVAAGDDTALPGLFQAAEKNNKDADGSLTYGANNENPIKTGDGGRAGGVYAYRSIDALKAKTPTLKEYWDDTAKAPYLYSKETGEFYTYDNTRSIGYKAQYVKDNNLGGMISWMQSQDKATTSTKRDELTKAIKTGLFGTSAIPQNTIKYADLNVVATVKPYSENGVGYEITITNNEKADETNEVLKSTELAFETVKLPKFYIPVIAGETLTAGDYKAGTVTTSGGNTVVDLASVYDAQQIPQGASYTFRLKSSAATVDVNHISKIDLTQRMVKSSVEFSKQTIFGGGSVVPDPSDTEAPTVPKTVVASNVSDKAATLTWTASTDNKAVAGYKIYRNGTEVGSVSGTTFTDSGLTAKTAYTYTVKAYDAAGNFSAASAALTVTTLDASTPPATPAWDTAKTYNKGDQVSYKGKIYEAQWWTQGNEPGAEQWGPWLLIN; the protein is encoded by the coding sequence ATGAATAAAAAGACGAAGAAGTTTTTTAGTATTGCATCTGTAGTGTTGTTAGTTTTATCATTAGTAGTTGTATCAATTGGTGCAGCACAGCCAAAACGAGTGAAAGCGGCTGAAAATGTGCCACAGTATCGAAATGTTATGTATTATGGAGATTGGTCAATTTGGGGAGGAGAAGGTAATTTTTATCCGAAAGACATTCCAGCAGAGCAGTTAACGCATTTGAATTTTGCTTTTCTGGATTTTGATAGCAACGGGGATTTAGTTTTCACGGATAAAGATGCTGCTGTTGGGGCGCCTGTTGGACAAGAGGGAGTTCAGTGGGGCGGTGCGAATGCAGGGATTTTGAACGCGATACAAGATTTGCGGGCAAAAAATCCGAATTTAAAAATTGGCGTTTCTGTTGGAGGTTGGTCTAAATCGGGGGATTTCTCGACCGTCGCAGCAGATCCAACTAAACGAGCTAATTTTGTGAAAAACGTAATGAAATTTGTGAAGTATACCAATATGGATTTTGTTGATTTGGACTGGGAATATCCTGCTTCGGTGCGGGCTGCTGACCTTGTTGATAATAAAAATGATGAAGGTACTCCAAATGCAAAACCTGCGGACAAACAAAATTTTATTACGCTTCTACAAGACTTAAGAACGGCTTTGGATAAACAAGGTGTCGACATTAATAAGAAATATGAATTATCGGTTGCTTTGCCAGCTGCAAAATCCACTTTAGAAAATGGCGTAGATGTAGCGAATCTCTTTAAAGTAGTCGATTTTGCTAATGTGATGACGTATGACTTGAATGGTGCTTGGACTCCAAACAGTGCGCATCACACAGCGCTTTATGGTAATCCGAAAGATCCTAATTATGATAGCGGATTTTCGGTCGACCAAACGATAAAATACTTAAAAGACAAGGGAGCAGTTTCGAATAAAATTGTTGTTGGAGCAGCATTTTATACTCGGGGCTGGAATAAAGTAGCTGCTGGAGATGATACTGCTTTGCCAGGACTTTTCCAAGCAGCGGAGAAAAACAATAAGGATGCCGATGGTTCGCTAACTTATGGAGCGAATAACGAAAATCCAATCAAAACAGGCGACGGGGGTCGTGCTGGTGGAGTGTATGCTTATAGAAGTATTGATGCTCTGAAAGCAAAAACGCCAACTTTGAAAGAGTATTGGGATGACACGGCTAAAGCGCCTTATCTGTATAGTAAGGAAACTGGGGAGTTTTACACATATGACAATACGCGTTCGATTGGCTATAAGGCTCAGTATGTGAAGGATAATAACCTTGGCGGCATGATTTCTTGGATGCAGTCACAAGATAAAGCAACAACTTCAACCAAGCGGGATGAACTTACTAAGGCGATTAAAACAGGTTTATTCGGAACAAGTGCTATCCCACAAAATACGATAAAATATGCGGATTTGAATGTGGTAGCAACTGTAAAACCTTATAGCGAAAATGGGGTCGGATACGAAATAACCATTACAAATAATGAAAAAGCGGATGAAACAAATGAAGTACTGAAATCAACCGAACTAGCTTTTGAAACAGTAAAATTACCGAAGTTTTATATTCCAGTGATAGCAGGCGAAACGCTGACTGCTGGGGATTATAAAGCAGGAACCGTTACTACTTCTGGCGGGAATACAGTGGTTGATTTAGCTTCCGTTTATGATGCCCAACAAATTCCACAAGGCGCATCTTATACTTTCCGCTTAAAATCAAGTGCAGCGACAGTAGATGTAAATCATATTTCCAAAATTGATTTGACGCAACGAATGGTTAAATCAAGTGTCGAATTTAGTAAGCAAACTATTTTTGGCGGCGGAAGTGTTGTACCAGACCCAAGTGATACCGAAGCGCCAACCGTTCCAAAAACAGTCGTAGCATCGAATGTATCTGATAAAGCAGCGACATTAACGTGGACGGCTTCAACAGATAACAAAGCAGTTGCGGGATACAAAATTTATCGAAATGGAACGGAAGTCGGCTCTGTATCAGGAACTACTTTTACGGATAGTGGCTTAACTGCAAAAACAGCCTACACTTACACAGTGAAAGCCTATGATGCGGCAGGGAACTTTTCTGCGGCAAGTGCTGCATTAACAGTTACAACGCTAGATGCATCAACACCGCCTGCAACTCCAGCTTGGGATACCGCAAAAACCTATAATAAAGGTGACCAGGTTTCTTATAAAGGAAAAATATATGAAGCGCAGTGGTGGACACAAGGAAATGAGCCAGGAGCTGAACAATGGGGGCCATGGCTGTTGATTAATTAA
- a CDS encoding PTS transporter subunit EIIC, with amino-acid sequence MDTKDLSKQILVNIGGSENVNNVTHCATRLRITVKDEAQINKDKIDGLDGTLGSVNSGGQFQIIIGQNVGRVYEAFSAELEGAGDKVEKEEVVEASSDKKKSVFSNILDTITGIFTPLLPAITAAAMIKTLLVLLDLFHLIDPTGGTYKVLTFAGDTAFYFMPVLVAFSASLKFKLNPYLGALMGLLLIHPSFVTLVADKNPINLFGFLPVTLANYSSTVIPIMLIIWIASYVDRYADKFCPEAVKFFIRPLVTFFVMIPLALVVIGPLGYLVGQGLESVIDTIQVHAIWVLPLIFGALSPIFIMTGMHYAITIPLVLQSISSNGFDMLGIGFLVANIAQGGAAFAVGRYAKATQVKSLAYSSGFTALLGITEPALYGVNLKYKKPFLAVMIAGGISGLLAGILSVKRMTFAPTGLTTLPIFIDPANPWNLVFAILASILSFILAFILTSAFIYKDNRLQKELGGE; translated from the coding sequence ATGGATACGAAAGATTTAAGCAAACAAATCCTAGTTAATATCGGTGGAAGTGAAAATGTGAATAATGTTACTCATTGTGCTACTCGTTTGAGAATTACGGTGAAAGATGAAGCGCAAATTAACAAAGATAAAATTGATGGTTTAGATGGTACCCTCGGAAGTGTCAATAGTGGCGGGCAATTTCAAATTATTATTGGACAAAATGTTGGTCGTGTTTATGAAGCTTTTTCTGCTGAGCTAGAAGGTGCTGGTGATAAAGTGGAGAAAGAAGAAGTGGTAGAAGCAAGCTCAGATAAGAAAAAATCTGTCTTTTCAAACATATTAGATACAATCACGGGTATTTTTACACCGCTATTACCTGCGATTACGGCTGCGGCAATGATAAAAACGCTTTTAGTGCTGTTAGATCTATTTCATTTAATTGACCCTACTGGAGGAACGTATAAAGTTTTAACGTTTGCTGGAGATACCGCTTTTTATTTTATGCCAGTTTTGGTAGCGTTCTCAGCTTCTTTAAAATTTAAGTTAAATCCGTATTTAGGGGCTTTAATGGGTCTGCTATTAATTCACCCAAGTTTTGTAACACTAGTGGCGGATAAAAACCCAATAAACTTATTCGGTTTTTTGCCAGTAACATTAGCTAATTATAGTTCGACGGTTATTCCGATAATGCTAATTATCTGGATTGCATCTTATGTTGATCGCTATGCTGATAAATTTTGTCCAGAAGCAGTGAAATTTTTTATTCGTCCATTAGTGACTTTCTTCGTGATGATTCCACTAGCCTTAGTAGTGATTGGGCCATTGGGATATTTGGTCGGTCAAGGCTTAGAAAGCGTAATTGATACTATCCAAGTCCACGCTATTTGGGTATTGCCTCTAATATTTGGAGCACTATCGCCAATATTTATAATGACTGGAATGCACTATGCGATAACCATTCCACTTGTATTACAATCTATTTCTTCTAATGGATTTGATATGTTGGGAATTGGCTTTTTAGTGGCAAATATTGCACAAGGAGGCGCTGCTTTTGCTGTTGGACGTTATGCGAAAGCGACTCAAGTGAAAAGTTTAGCTTACTCATCTGGGTTTACGGCACTTCTTGGCATAACGGAGCCAGCGCTATATGGAGTTAACTTAAAATATAAAAAACCGTTTTTAGCAGTAATGATTGCTGGAGGAATTAGTGGACTGCTAGCTGGGATATTAAGTGTTAAACGGATGACATTTGCGCCGACTGGACTAACTACTTTGCCAATTTTTATAGATCCAGCTAATCCTTGGAATTTGGTTTTTGCGATTTTGGCTTCGATTTTAAGTTTTATTCTAGCATTTATTTTAACGTCGGCCTTTATTTATAAAGATAATCGTTTACAAAAAGAACTAGGGGGAGAATGA